A single window of Nicotiana sylvestris chromosome 5, ASM39365v2, whole genome shotgun sequence DNA harbors:
- the LOC138891072 gene encoding putative protein TIC 214 N-terminal part, which translates to MIFQSFLLGNLVSLCMKIINSVVVVGLYYGFLTTFSIGPSYLFLLRALVMEEGTEKKVSATTGFITGQLMMFISIYYAPLHLALGRPHTITVLALPYLLFHFFWNNHKHFFDYGSTTRNSMRNLSIQCVFLNNLIFQLFNHFILPSSMLARLVNIYLFRCNSKILFVTSGFVGWLIGHILFMKWLGLVLVWIRQNHSIRSNKYIRSNKYL; encoded by the coding sequence ATGATTTTTCAATCTTTTCTACTAGGTAATCTAGTATCCTTATGCATGAAGATAATCAATTCGGTCGTTGTGGTCGGACTCTATTATGGATTTCTGACCACATTCTCCATAGGGCCCTCTTATCTCTTCCTTCTCCGAGCTCTGGTTATGGAAGAAGGAACCGAGAAGAAGGTATCAGCAACAACTGGTTTTATTACGGGGCAGCTCATGATGTTCATATCGATCTATTATGCGCCTCTGCATCTAGCATTGGGTAGACCTCATACAATAACTGTCCTAGCTCTACCAtatcttttgtttcatttcttctgGAACAATCACAAACACTTTTTTGATTATGGATCTACTACCAGAAATTCAATGCGTAATCTCAGCATTCAATGTGTATTCCTGAATAATCTCATTTTTCAATTATTCAACCATTTCATTTTACCAAGTTCAATGTTAGCCAGATTAGTCAACATTTATCTCTTTCGATGCAACAGCAAGATCTTATTTGTAACAAGTGGTTTTGTTGGTTGGTTAATTGGTCACATTTTATTCATGAAATGGCTTGGATTGGTATTAGTCTGGATACGGCAAAATCATTCTATTAGATCGAATAAGTACATTCGATCTAATAAGTACCTTTGA